In the Nicotiana tabacum cultivar K326 chromosome 16, ASM71507v2, whole genome shotgun sequence genome, one interval contains:
- the LOC107769609 gene encoding F-box/FBD/LRR-repeat protein At1g13570-like codes for MGHPLDHGSSVERGKCDFAEFFGSLPAVKDLRLDICIIKAMIAGLDEIPVRLPMPLLSLRQFYLFDICLSGFDEVCCLLCLIRSSPYLEEIEIETFNDKGDELPAQEFLEAEYYSDIKLNQLTKVKLKAISGTKPEIELIKLLLAKSPLLETMIIETCTLSKQTLIDIMKQVTKFGRSSPRAEVIF; via the exons ATGGGACATCCTTTAGATCATGGATCTTCTGTGGAGAGAGGAAAATGTGATTTTGCCGAGTTTTTTGGTTCCTTGCCTGCTGTTAAGGATCTCCGCTTGGATATATGTATTATCAAG GCCATGATAGCAGGACTAGATGAAATCCCAGTAAGGCTTCCCATGCCTCTTCTCTCTCTTCGACAGTTTTACCTGTTCGATATTTGTCTAAGTGGATTTGATGAAGTTTGCTGTCTTCTTTGCTTGATTAGAAGTTCCCCATATTTAGAAGAAATTGAAATTGAG ACATTTAATGACAAAGGAGATGAACTTCCTGCTCAGGAATTTTTGGAAGCTGAATACTATTCTGACATAAAGCTGAATCAGCTTACCAAAGTTAAACTGAAAGCAATTAGTGGCACAAAGCCTGAGATTGAATTGATCAAGCTTCTGTTGGCCAAGTCTCCGTTGTTGGAGACAATGATTATTGAGACTTGCACATTATCTAAGCAAACATTGATCGATATAATGAAACAGGTTACGAAATTCGGAAGGTCATCACCTCGAGCAGAAGTCATCTTTTAA